A stretch of the Streptosporangium sp. NBC_01755 genome encodes the following:
- a CDS encoding ABC transporter permease has product MSTGLLPAVGAAGTWRRRLRAWRLTDALSLTWLGLLALAALALPLFLQLDTETMSATERLGGPSAQHWLGTDNYGRDLLARALSGAQISLGIGFGSVAAAAVIGVPLGMLAGYLKGRVDAVVSFVVDVILAFPGLVLALALASFLGASVGNVMIAILVPMTPVFVRLAKAQTMSVAGREYVEASQVIGTRTWSIVVRDVLPNILQPVLAYALVSVGSAILIEGGLSFLGMGVPPEQPSWGSMINNGRIFISEDPRLVAVPSMFMLLTILGLNLIADRFLSRSDAATAGVR; this is encoded by the coding sequence GTGAGCACAGGACTTCTCCCCGCAGTGGGCGCCGCCGGCACCTGGCGCCGGCGGTTGCGCGCCTGGCGGCTGACCGACGCGCTGTCGCTGACCTGGCTCGGGCTCCTCGCCCTCGCCGCGCTGGCGCTGCCGCTGTTCCTCCAGCTCGACACCGAGACCATGTCGGCGACCGAGCGCCTTGGCGGTCCCTCCGCCCAGCACTGGCTCGGCACCGACAACTACGGTCGCGACCTGCTCGCCCGTGCTCTGTCCGGGGCGCAGATCTCGCTCGGGATCGGGTTCGGCTCGGTCGCCGCGGCCGCCGTCATCGGGGTGCCGCTCGGCATGCTCGCGGGCTACCTGAAGGGCCGGGTGGACGCGGTCGTCTCCTTCGTGGTGGACGTGATCCTCGCCTTCCCCGGGCTGGTGCTGGCATTGGCGCTGGCCTCGTTCCTCGGGGCCTCGGTCGGCAACGTGATGATCGCGATCCTGGTGCCGATGACGCCGGTGTTCGTCCGGCTGGCCAAGGCGCAGACGATGTCGGTGGCCGGCCGGGAGTACGTGGAGGCGAGTCAGGTGATCGGCACCCGGACGTGGTCGATCGTGGTGCGCGACGTGCTGCCCAACATCCTCCAGCCCGTCCTGGCGTACGCGCTGGTCAGCGTGGGCTCGGCGATCCTCATCGAGGGCGGCCTGAGCTTCCTGGGGATGGGCGTGCCACCGGAGCAACCCTCCTGGGGAAGCATGATCAACAACGGACGGATCTTCATCAGCGAGGATCCGCGCCTGGTCGCGGTGCCGTCGATGTTCATGCTGCTGACCATTCTCGGCCTGAACCTGATCGCCGACCGCTTCCTGTCCCGTTCCGACGCCGCGACGGCAGGTGTGCGATGA
- a CDS encoding serine hydrolase domain-containing protein, whose protein sequence is MQTAANPASHGLDPSSLTALDERLREYVDHGVLPGWQLLVSRHGQVVHRRSHGLDDRDDTIFRIYSMTKPITSVAAMILHEEGRFDLADPLERYLPAFHDMRIFAGGDADTPETEPARGSIQIRHLLQHTSGLSYGAFLDHPLDEMYRARGLGSPQPPGRGLAELTDAWAGLPLLFEPGTRWNYSVSTDVLGRLIEVVSGQDLDAFLAERVFAPLGMTDTTFTPTTAQRARLARLYTPDESGDLVEHAEDTVLKSSGFLCGGGGLLSTMADYHRFTQMLLGGGTLDGVRLLDRRTVNLMTANHLPGGVDLAQVAVTVPDPGRYNGFGFGLGFSTDLDPIAHGITCAPGQYGWSGAAGTIFLIDPRHHLTVIFLTQLLPSPHTAAIRTLLSHLLHAGLED, encoded by the coding sequence ATGCAGACCGCGGCGAACCCCGCCTCCCACGGCCTCGACCCGTCAAGCCTGACCGCGCTCGACGAGCGGCTACGCGAGTACGTCGACCACGGCGTCCTGCCCGGCTGGCAACTCCTGGTGAGCCGGCACGGGCAGGTCGTCCACCGCCGCTCCCACGGCCTGGACGACCGCGATGACACGATCTTCCGGATCTACTCGATGACCAAGCCCATCACCTCGGTCGCCGCGATGATCCTCCACGAAGAAGGCCGCTTCGACCTGGCCGACCCGCTGGAGCGCTACCTACCGGCCTTCCACGACATGAGGATCTTCGCCGGCGGCGACGCGGACACCCCCGAGACCGAGCCCGCGCGGGGTTCCATCCAGATCCGTCACCTGCTCCAGCACACCTCAGGCCTGTCCTACGGCGCCTTCCTGGACCACCCGCTGGACGAGATGTACCGCGCCCGGGGCCTCGGCTCGCCGCAGCCGCCGGGCCGCGGCCTGGCCGAGCTCACCGACGCCTGGGCCGGGCTGCCGCTGTTGTTCGAACCCGGCACCCGCTGGAACTACAGCGTCTCCACCGACGTCCTCGGCCGCCTGATCGAGGTCGTCTCCGGGCAGGACCTGGACGCCTTCCTCGCCGAGCGCGTCTTCGCGCCACTGGGGATGACCGACACCACCTTCACCCCGACCACGGCGCAGCGCGCCCGTCTCGCCCGCCTGTACACCCCTGACGAGAGCGGCGACCTGGTCGAGCACGCCGAGGACACGGTGCTGAAGAGCTCCGGTTTCCTGTGCGGCGGCGGCGGGCTGCTGTCGACCATGGCCGACTACCACCGCTTCACCCAGATGCTGCTGGGCGGCGGCACCCTCGACGGCGTCCGCCTGCTGGACCGCCGCACGGTGAACCTCATGACCGCCAACCACCTGCCCGGCGGCGTCGATCTCGCCCAGGTCGCGGTGACGGTCCCCGACCCCGGCCGCTACAACGGCTTCGGCTTCGGCCTCGGCTTCTCCACCGACCTGGATCCGATCGCCCACGGCATCACCTGCGCCCCCGGCCAGTACGGCTGGTCCGGCGCGGCCGGAACGATCTTCCTCATCGACCCCCGTCACCATCTGACCGTGATCTTCCTGACCCAGCTCCTGCCCTCCCCCCACACCGCCGCCATCCGAACCCTCCTCAGCCATCTTCTGCACGCCGGGCTGGAGGACTGA
- a CDS encoding ABC transporter permease, whose amino-acid sequence MRMRTVVLRLARLAAVLIVVSMLCFLSLNLLPGDPARAILGESGTPQSVAALRQELGLDQPLADRYVSWLGNILQGDFGRSYANRQPVADIILQRAPVTVELIVLSQIIALAVAVPLAAVAAIKRGTAVDRGISSLVFVAVSVPSFVLAFVLIWVFAIKLGLYPANGFIPISAGLGQNLGSLFLPALALAAGPAALYQRVLRADLVETYGQEFMNVARAKGISPLRMAVRHAFRPSLLGLTTSLGVVVGMLIGSSVIIENLFSLPGLGSILAQSVSARDYVTVQGVVLVAATSFVLINAAVDLLYGFIDPRLRKTRTVGRQVRRAREVPVA is encoded by the coding sequence ATGAGGATGCGGACGGTCGTGCTGCGGCTGGCCCGGCTGGCGGCCGTGCTGATCGTGGTGTCGATGCTGTGCTTCCTGAGCCTCAACCTGCTGCCGGGAGACCCGGCCCGGGCGATTCTCGGCGAGTCGGGCACCCCCCAGTCGGTGGCGGCCCTGCGCCAGGAACTCGGGCTGGACCAGCCGCTGGCCGACCGCTACGTGAGCTGGCTGGGCAACATCCTGCAGGGCGACTTCGGCCGCTCCTACGCCAACCGGCAGCCGGTCGCCGACATCATCCTCCAACGGGCCCCGGTCACCGTCGAACTCATCGTCCTCAGCCAGATCATCGCGCTCGCGGTGGCGGTGCCCCTGGCCGCCGTCGCCGCGATCAAGCGGGGAACCGCGGTGGACCGCGGCATCAGCTCGCTGGTGTTCGTGGCCGTATCGGTGCCCTCCTTCGTCCTCGCGTTCGTGCTGATCTGGGTGTTCGCGATCAAGCTCGGGCTCTACCCGGCCAACGGCTTCATCCCGATCAGCGCCGGACTGGGGCAGAACCTCGGCTCGTTGTTCCTGCCCGCCCTCGCGCTCGCCGCCGGCCCGGCCGCGCTCTACCAGCGGGTACTGCGGGCCGACCTCGTCGAGACGTACGGACAGGAGTTCATGAACGTGGCCCGTGCCAAAGGGATCTCGCCGCTGCGGATGGCCGTGCGGCACGCCTTCCGGCCCAGCCTGCTCGGGCTCACCACCTCACTCGGCGTGGTGGTCGGCATGCTGATCGGGTCGAGCGTGATCATCGAGAACCTGTTCAGCCTGCCCGGTCTGGGGTCGATCCTGGCCCAGTCGGTCAGCGCCCGCGACTACGTCACCGTGCAGGGGGTCGTGCTGGTGGCCGCCACGTCGTTCGTGCTGATCAACGCGGCCGTGGACCTGTTGTACGGCTTCATCGATCCCCGGCTGCGGAAGACGCGGACGGTGGGCCGCCAGGTCAGGCGCGCACGGGAGGTGCCGGTCGCGTGA
- a CDS encoding ABC transporter ATP-binding protein, which translates to MTSTVTSTVNDTLLSIRDLVVEFPTAAGTVRAVDHVSLELGYGERLGIVGESGSGKSVLARTAMGLTRSGTARISGQIVIAGHSVLDLGERRRRALWGREVAMVFQDPLSALHPITPIGEQIAEAVRRDPRVTRRQAAVRAVELLETVGIPQAARRVHARAHELSGGMRQRVAIAMAVACRPKLLFADEPTTALDVTVQARILDLFDELCASFGIGLVMVSHDLGVVGRHTDHVAVMYAGRIAERGPVRAVFARPSMHYTSSLMAAIPQHRAAEQSLPRPIPGQPPNLLDPPPGCRFGPRCGHASPHCRDEQPPLLALGDVPGHEYACWHPGKASR; encoded by the coding sequence ATGACCTCCACCGTGACCTCCACCGTCAACGACACGCTGCTGAGCATCCGGGACCTGGTCGTGGAGTTCCCGACCGCAGCCGGGACGGTCCGTGCGGTCGACCATGTGAGTCTCGAACTCGGCTACGGCGAACGCCTGGGCATCGTCGGGGAGTCGGGTTCGGGCAAGAGCGTGCTGGCCCGTACCGCGATGGGGCTCACCCGATCGGGCACGGCCCGGATCAGCGGTCAGATCGTGATCGCCGGACATTCGGTGCTGGATCTCGGCGAGCGCCGCCGCCGGGCGCTGTGGGGACGCGAGGTCGCCATGGTCTTCCAGGATCCGCTGAGCGCGCTGCACCCGATCACCCCGATCGGCGAGCAGATCGCCGAGGCGGTCCGCCGAGACCCCCGGGTGACTCGCCGCCAGGCCGCGGTGCGGGCGGTCGAACTGCTGGAGACCGTGGGCATCCCGCAGGCCGCCCGGCGCGTCCACGCCCGCGCTCATGAGCTGTCCGGCGGAATGCGCCAGCGGGTGGCCATCGCGATGGCCGTCGCCTGCCGGCCCAAGCTCCTGTTCGCCGACGAGCCGACCACCGCGCTGGACGTCACCGTGCAGGCCCGCATCCTCGACCTGTTCGACGAGCTGTGCGCGAGCTTCGGGATCGGGCTGGTGATGGTCAGCCACGATCTCGGCGTCGTCGGCCGTCACACCGACCATGTCGCCGTGATGTACGCCGGGCGGATCGCCGAGCGAGGGCCGGTGCGGGCCGTCTTCGCCCGGCCGAGCATGCACTACACCAGCTCGCTCATGGCCGCGATCCCGCAGCACCGCGCGGCGGAGCAGTCCCTGCCGCGGCCGATTCCGGGGCAGCCGCCCAACCTGCTGGACCCGCCACCCGGCTGCCGGTTCGGGCCCAGGTGCGGGCACGCCTCGCCACACTGCCGCGACGAGCAGCCGCCGCTGCTCGCGCTCGGCGACGTTCCCGGCCACGAGTACGCCTGCTGGCACCCAGGAAAGGCGAGCCGATGA
- a CDS encoding family 78 glycoside hydrolase catalytic domain — MMRQQTGSALSSLRTGGRVDPLGMPGTPPRLSWSVAPDAGIDPGTFFEVSVAVSERALRDGSVLWSGGGERPWVGYGGPEPAARRRLHWMVTALDRSGRSLASDVASWEVGLTSAADWRAEWISAEPVAFPRESWDPCPYLRREFDVEDVGSVRVYASALGLYRLWLNGVELTSGELYRPGWTDYAVRVHHQTFDGTAALRRGRNTLTAVLAKGWYAGRLGLLREPGYYGDRPAFLAQLEVDGVPIVATDGEWRTGHGALQASDLLRGEIQDLRQEPAGWHLNGFDDSAWAPARPFAGAPELVLPQPHDSITGYRTHPGRLVHEHTRGPAIFDFGQNLVGWTRLTTPCTPSVELIVRHGEILTPDLLVYRDNLRGAFQEDRYTVPDPGPHRLETSFTMHGFRYAEVWGLPSTTPYGAYQVLPETLVEARSVTGLPSRTGWFECSDDRLTRLASNVEWTVRDNFLEAATDCPQRDERHGWLGDAGVIAPTAAYHFDVSAFVAKFAQDAADTQDSDGGIRNYAPAVPPSTLRPGAPGWSDGFIRLVHLLVQRYGELAAARRLFEPMVRFLDHVDRANPDGLRVNQTGADFGDWLSLPERDGLERHTGFEYTGAYSTTPRPIVGTGHSYRSFVQLSEIAHWLGEDGEAARLAARAEQIRAAYLEAFLLPDGSIKEATQTAYAQAVGYGLVRGEAAWAMADRLRESIERIGYVTAGIHGVEHVLPVLSAHGHADLATGLLLRDQMPGWLYMVGQGATTIWEKWNGIEPDGSLATAEMNSFNHCALGAVGRHLFEGVAGIDATETTWTGEVAVRARYSRELDWVRAAYDSPVGPIRSHWKRSGEVVEHELEVPGAAYATVHAPVGAALEAGGATAGIGQVRLGPGRHTVRVHLGSR, encoded by the coding sequence ATGATGAGGCAGCAGACAGGCTCGGCGTTGAGTTCGCTGCGCACCGGGGGGCGCGTCGACCCGCTGGGGATGCCCGGCACACCGCCGCGCCTGTCCTGGTCGGTCGCACCGGACGCCGGGATCGATCCCGGCACGTTCTTCGAGGTGTCCGTCGCCGTCTCGGAGCGCGCGCTGCGGGACGGTTCGGTGCTGTGGTCGGGTGGCGGCGAGCGTCCCTGGGTGGGCTACGGCGGGCCGGAGCCCGCCGCGCGCCGGCGGCTGCACTGGATGGTCACCGCCTTGGATCGTTCCGGCCGGTCCCTGGCCAGCGACGTCGCGTCGTGGGAGGTCGGGCTGACCTCGGCCGCCGACTGGCGGGCTGAGTGGATCAGTGCCGAGCCGGTGGCGTTCCCACGCGAGAGCTGGGACCCCTGCCCGTACCTGCGGCGCGAGTTCGACGTCGAGGACGTGGGCTCGGTCCGGGTGTACGCGAGCGCGCTCGGCCTCTACCGCCTCTGGCTCAACGGCGTCGAGCTGACCTCCGGCGAGCTGTACCGGCCCGGCTGGACCGACTACGCCGTCCGCGTCCACCACCAGACCTTCGACGGCACGGCGGCGCTGCGGCGCGGGCGCAACACCCTCACCGCCGTCCTGGCCAAGGGCTGGTACGCGGGACGCCTCGGCCTGCTCCGCGAGCCCGGCTACTACGGCGACCGACCGGCCTTCCTGGCGCAGCTGGAGGTCGACGGCGTCCCCATCGTCGCCACCGACGGCGAATGGCGTACCGGGCACGGCGCGCTCCAGGCCTCCGACCTGCTGCGCGGCGAGATCCAGGACCTGCGGCAGGAGCCCGCGGGCTGGCACCTGAACGGGTTCGACGACAGCGCGTGGGCCCCGGCCCGGCCCTTCGCCGGGGCACCCGAACTGGTGCTGCCGCAGCCGCACGACTCGATCACCGGTTACCGGACGCACCCCGGCCGGCTGGTCCACGAGCACACGCGCGGCCCGGCCATCTTCGACTTCGGGCAGAACCTGGTCGGCTGGACCAGGCTCACCACGCCCTGCACGCCCTCGGTCGAGCTGATCGTGCGGCACGGCGAGATCCTCACGCCGGACCTGCTGGTCTACCGCGACAATCTGCGCGGTGCCTTCCAGGAGGACCGTTACACCGTTCCCGACCCGGGACCGCACCGCCTGGAGACCTCGTTCACGATGCACGGTTTCCGCTACGCCGAGGTGTGGGGGCTGCCGTCGACGACGCCGTACGGCGCGTACCAGGTGCTGCCGGAGACCTTGGTCGAGGCGCGTTCCGTCACCGGGCTGCCCAGCCGGACAGGCTGGTTCGAGTGCTCCGACGACCGGCTGACCCGGCTGGCGAGCAACGTGGAGTGGACCGTGAGGGACAACTTCCTGGAGGCGGCGACCGACTGCCCGCAGCGGGACGAACGGCACGGCTGGCTGGGCGACGCGGGTGTGATCGCCCCGACCGCCGCCTACCACTTCGACGTCTCCGCGTTCGTGGCCAAGTTCGCACAGGACGCGGCCGACACCCAGGACTCCGACGGGGGCATCCGCAACTACGCGCCGGCCGTGCCGCCGAGCACGTTGAGACCGGGCGCGCCAGGCTGGTCCGACGGCTTCATCCGGTTGGTGCACCTACTCGTCCAGCGATACGGCGAGCTGGCCGCCGCGCGGCGCCTGTTCGAGCCCATGGTGCGCTTCCTCGACCACGTCGACCGCGCCAACCCCGACGGCCTGCGGGTCAACCAGACCGGCGCGGACTTCGGGGACTGGCTGTCCCTGCCCGAGCGCGACGGGCTGGAGCGGCACACCGGGTTCGAATACACCGGCGCGTACTCGACCACGCCCCGGCCGATCGTCGGAACCGGGCACAGCTACCGTTCCTTCGTCCAGCTGTCCGAGATCGCCCATTGGCTGGGCGAGGACGGCGAGGCGGCCCGGCTGGCGGCCAGGGCCGAGCAGATCCGCGCCGCCTACCTGGAGGCGTTCCTGCTGCCGGACGGCAGCATCAAGGAGGCGACCCAGACCGCCTACGCCCAGGCCGTCGGGTACGGCCTGGTACGGGGCGAGGCAGCGTGGGCGATGGCCGACCGGCTCCGCGAGAGCATCGAGCGAATCGGATACGTGACCGCCGGGATCCACGGCGTCGAGCACGTGCTGCCCGTGCTGAGCGCCCACGGGCACGCGGACCTCGCCACCGGGCTGCTGCTCCGCGACCAGATGCCCGGCTGGCTCTACATGGTAGGCCAGGGCGCGACGACGATCTGGGAGAAGTGGAACGGCATCGAGCCGGACGGGTCGCTGGCCACTGCCGAGATGAACTCCTTCAACCACTGCGCCCTCGGTGCGGTCGGCCGCCACCTCTTCGAGGGCGTGGCGGGCATCGACGCCACCGAGACCACCTGGACCGGCGAGGTCGCCGTGCGCGCCCGCTACAGTCGCGAACTCGACTGGGTCAGGGCCGCCTACGACAGCCCGGTCGGCCCGATCCGCAGCCACTGGAAACGGTCCGGCGAGGTCGTCGAGCACGAGCTGGAGGTGCCCGGCGCCGCGTACGCGACCGTGCACGCACCGGTCGGTGCCGCGCTGGAGGCCGGGGGCGCGACCGCCGGCATCGGGCAGGTCCGGCTCGGCCCCGGCCGCCACACGGTCCGCGTGCACCTGGGTTCGCGATGA